The Aequorivita sublithincola DSM 14238 genome window below encodes:
- a CDS encoding glucose 1-dehydrogenase — METSKHFDLKGKTAVVTGGAGGIGKACCEILAAYGAKVVVSDYNLEAAKETSKAINDNDGTSIAIDCNVLEDDALINLVDKTVEKFGSIEILVNNVGGGSAGKESPYDIEVAQFKKVFDMNVFSMWRLCQLVAPHMKKAGYGSIINMSSMASINKSPAISAYASSKAAINHMTRNLAFDYGPDKIRVNAIGPGATRTHALSTVLTPDLEKAMLKHTPIHRLGESEDIAGAVLYFAAPISSWTSGQVIFINGGGEQTLDM; from the coding sequence ATGGAAACATCAAAACATTTTGATTTAAAAGGAAAAACAGCAGTAGTAACAGGTGGCGCAGGCGGCATAGGAAAAGCTTGCTGTGAAATATTAGCTGCTTATGGCGCAAAAGTCGTGGTTTCAGATTACAATTTGGAGGCCGCTAAAGAAACTTCAAAAGCAATAAACGATAATGATGGAACATCAATCGCTATTGATTGTAATGTACTTGAAGACGATGCTTTAATTAATTTGGTAGATAAAACTGTTGAAAAATTTGGCAGTATCGAAATATTGGTAAATAACGTTGGTGGCGGTAGCGCAGGAAAAGAAAGCCCTTACGACATTGAGGTAGCGCAATTTAAAAAAGTGTTCGATATGAACGTTTTTAGTATGTGGCGTCTTTGCCAACTAGTTGCCCCTCATATGAAAAAAGCTGGTTACGGTAGTATTATTAATATGTCATCAATGGCTTCAATAAACAAAAGTCCTGCAATAAGTGCGTATGCATCATCAAAAGCAGCAATAAACCATATGACGCGTAACCTCGCTTTTGATTATGGACCAGACAAAATCCGAGTAAATGCCATTGGACCTGGAGCAACAAGAACACACGCCTTAAGTACGGTATTGACTCCAGATTTGGAAAAAGCTATGTTGAAGCACACCCCTATCCACAGATTGGGTGAATCTGAAGACATTGCAGGAGCCGTTCTTTATTTTGCAGCACCAATTTCCAGCTGGACTAGTGGTCAAGTTATTTTCATCAATGGTGGTGGCGAACAGACTTTGGATATGTAA
- the cls gene encoding cardiolipin synthase, with protein sequence MNWILIAQIAYTLLMILVVLRVLYDTRSSTKALAYILFIVFVPIVGVIFYFSFGINYRKRKLYTKKIVQDEPLRERIKNKMNLYSDAISNSGLIPEKRETLIEYIRRSSGSPLTANNKVKLLINGEEKFPQVLRALENAVSHIHIEYYIYENDITGNQIAEVLIKKAKEGVQVRFMYDDFGSHSLGKPFIQKLKDAGVQTAPFYKIKWYALANRINYRNHRKIIIIDGKTSFVGGINMSDKYRNDLNEENHLFWRDTHLMIEGQASAYLQYLFICDWNFCSTDEIQYHTEYFPEYIQSNNIENDVVQIAASGPDSEQPVIFYSLLEAISSAKKKIYITSPYFIPGESLMDALIIAIQSGLDVKIIIPGISDSKMVNAAASAYYTELLAYGAKIYKYNKGFVHAKTMVIDDDLAIIGSANMDYRSFDLNFEVNAMIYSKDVAQKLTKAFDDDLLVSEQIISKNWLARPKHIHLWEKIVRLLSPFL encoded by the coding sequence ATGAATTGGATTCTAATCGCACAAATAGCCTACACCCTCTTAATGATTTTGGTTGTTTTAAGAGTATTATACGATACCCGAAGCAGCACAAAGGCTTTAGCGTACATCTTGTTTATTGTTTTTGTTCCAATTGTTGGGGTAATCTTTTATTTTTCCTTCGGAATCAATTACCGAAAACGAAAGTTATACACCAAAAAGATTGTTCAAGATGAACCTCTTCGAGAACGTATCAAGAATAAAATGAATTTGTATTCTGATGCGATAAGCAATTCAGGATTGATACCAGAAAAAAGAGAAACTTTAATTGAATATATTCGTCGCTCAAGTGGTAGCCCTTTAACCGCAAACAACAAAGTAAAGTTATTAATAAATGGAGAAGAGAAGTTCCCACAAGTATTAAGGGCATTAGAAAATGCAGTATCGCACATCCATATTGAATATTATATTTATGAAAATGATATTACAGGAAATCAAATTGCAGAAGTTCTTATAAAAAAGGCAAAAGAAGGTGTTCAAGTTCGTTTTATGTATGACGATTTTGGGAGTCATAGTTTAGGTAAGCCATTTATTCAAAAACTAAAAGATGCAGGCGTACAGACTGCACCATTTTATAAGATAAAATGGTATGCATTGGCAAACCGTATTAATTACAGAAACCACAGAAAAATCATCATCATTGATGGTAAAACGAGCTTTGTTGGTGGTATTAATATGAGTGATAAGTATCGTAATGACTTAAATGAAGAAAATCATCTATTTTGGCGTGATACCCACTTAATGATTGAAGGACAAGCTTCGGCTTACTTGCAATATTTGTTTATTTGCGATTGGAATTTTTGCAGTACCGATGAAATACAATACCATACGGAATATTTCCCAGAATACATTCAGAGTAATAATATAGAGAATGATGTTGTCCAGATTGCAGCTTCGGGTCCTGATAGCGAGCAACCTGTTATATTCTACTCATTGCTTGAAGCGATAAGTTCTGCCAAGAAAAAGATTTATATAACAAGCCCCTACTTTATTCCTGGCGAAAGTTTAATGGATGCATTAATTATTGCTATTCAAAGCGGACTGGATGTGAAAATAATTATTCCGGGAATATCAGATTCCAAGATGGTCAACGCAGCTGCCAGTGCTTATTATACAGAACTGCTAGCGTATGGAGCAAAAATCTATAAATACAACAAAGGTTTTGTTCACGCCAAGACAATGGTAATAGATGATGATTTAGCCATAATCGGTTCGGCAAATATGGATTATCGCAGCTTCGATTTAAACTTTGAAGTTAATGCTATGATTTATAGTAAGGACGTTGCACAAAAACTTACGAAAGCTTTTGATGATGATCTTTTAGTTTCTGAACAAATTATTTCAAAAAATTGGTTAGCACGTCCAAAGCATATCCATCTCTGGGAAAAGATAGTTAGACTTTTGTCGCCATTCCTTTGA
- a CDS encoding TolC family protein has product MKNIKYLTLLGFMLLGLNTQTIVAQQMQERIMTVQELAESVQANNIQLKLAKSSVDVSDATIGEVKVNRLPDIGTDVSAFYLSDVSIYDTGFNKLQKVDIPNFGNQFNVNVSQLIFAGGKINKSIELAEMSKTLSENQLGDTEQGIKLSATELYLNLYNLQNQKTILKNNRDLATERTKNTEYFYEQDMITKNEMLRAQVLERQLEQSILQVENAILITNKNLTLLAGLDENILIIPTIDNINHQIRKQDETFYREIAFQKNPQLTASDTQIAIAEKNLELTRTDRSPILAGFAGYNASRPQTSGTPADLYSNTYQVGLSLSYNIETLFKNPKKEAVDKVLIDQATLAKEAVRQRIEGDVNAAFKNYNLAIAQLEVSSVNQSAADENYRITELKYKNQLVTYIEIIDAANTKLQAELQMLDDQTDIILNYVRLLRVTGQL; this is encoded by the coding sequence ATGAAAAATATAAAATATCTAACGCTTCTGGGCTTTATGCTGTTAGGTTTAAATACCCAGACAATAGTTGCACAACAGATGCAAGAACGCATAATGACGGTACAAGAACTTGCCGAAAGTGTTCAGGCAAATAACATTCAATTAAAATTGGCAAAATCTTCTGTGGATGTTTCGGACGCAACAATTGGCGAAGTGAAAGTTAATAGGCTTCCAGATATCGGTACAGATGTGAGTGCTTTTTATTTAAGTGATGTGAGCATTTATGATACGGGTTTCAACAAATTGCAAAAAGTAGATATTCCAAATTTTGGTAATCAATTCAATGTAAATGTCAGTCAATTGATTTTTGCCGGTGGAAAAATCAACAAATCCATTGAACTTGCCGAGATGAGTAAAACATTGTCTGAAAATCAATTAGGAGATACCGAGCAAGGTATTAAATTAAGTGCCACAGAGCTATATCTAAATCTTTACAATCTTCAAAATCAAAAAACAATTCTCAAAAATAATAGGGATTTAGCGACCGAACGCACTAAAAATACCGAGTATTTCTATGAGCAGGATATGATTACAAAGAATGAAATGCTCCGTGCGCAAGTACTAGAACGACAATTAGAACAAAGCATTTTACAGGTAGAAAACGCTATTTTAATTACTAATAAAAATTTGACCCTACTCGCCGGCCTTGATGAAAATATTTTAATTATTCCTACTATTGATAATATCAATCATCAAATACGCAAACAGGACGAAACCTTTTATCGCGAAATAGCATTTCAGAAAAATCCGCAACTTACCGCAAGTGATACACAGATAGCTATAGCCGAAAAAAATCTTGAACTTACCCGCACAGATAGATCACCTATTTTAGCTGGATTTGCAGGTTATAATGCCAGTCGTCCACAAACATCTGGCACGCCAGCAGATCTTTATTCCAATACATATCAAGTAGGATTAAGTCTTTCCTATAATATTGAAACGCTGTTTAAAAATCCAAAAAAAGAAGCAGTCGATAAAGTTTTAATCGATCAAGCTACTTTGGCAAAAGAAGCGGTAAGACAGCGCATAGAAGGAGATGTAAATGCAGCCTTTAAAAACTATAATTTAGCAATTGCGCAATTAGAAGTAAGCTCAGTTAACCAATCCGCAGCTGACGAAAATTATCGAATTACTGAATTGAAATATAAAAACCAGTTGGTCACATATATTGAAATAATAGATGCAGCAAACACAAAGTTGCAGGCAGAATTACAAATGCTAGATGATCAGACAGATATAATTCTGAATTACGTAAGACTTCTTCGAGTTACAGGACAATTATAA
- a CDS encoding HlyD family secretion protein, which translates to MATSESKSETAPESTPESAPKATPKAKKKNKLYLTLLNAFVFIITLLVIWFVVKNYLHINDDTYVSDAQVKAYISPVNSRVPGYIDEIYFTEHQSVKKGDTLLTLDKTDFLNAIAQAEAGLSQAIAGKASVKTSIARVGSSEGTVAANMLGVKAQLNNSQADLARYKNLLANDAVTLQQYQQIETQVKTLQSQYNALSKQKNTAQLSTNETESQLAVSDAQIKAAEAGLERAKLNLNYTVITAPEDGIMGRRTITAGQYIQPGQQIAALVQNNKKWIEAICWKRNYH; encoded by the coding sequence ATGGCAACTTCAGAATCCAAATCAGAAACAGCACCAGAATCAACGCCCGAATCTGCACCGAAAGCAACACCAAAAGCGAAGAAAAAAAACAAATTATATCTAACGCTTTTAAATGCATTTGTATTTATTATAACATTACTTGTTATCTGGTTTGTGGTAAAAAATTATCTACACATTAATGATGATACCTATGTGAGCGATGCACAAGTAAAAGCTTATATAAGTCCAGTAAACTCGAGAGTTCCAGGATATATAGACGAAATATATTTTACAGAACATCAATCAGTTAAAAAAGGAGATACACTTCTTACACTCGATAAAACAGATTTTTTGAATGCCATCGCGCAAGCTGAAGCAGGTTTAAGCCAAGCAATAGCGGGCAAAGCTTCCGTAAAAACTTCCATAGCTCGCGTTGGCAGTAGCGAAGGTACGGTAGCTGCAAATATGTTAGGTGTAAAAGCGCAACTTAATAATTCGCAAGCAGATCTGGCTCGCTATAAAAACCTATTAGCAAATGACGCTGTAACATTACAACAGTATCAACAAATTGAGACACAAGTAAAAACATTACAGTCGCAGTATAATGCGCTAAGCAAACAAAAAAATACAGCGCAGCTTTCTACAAATGAAACAGAATCTCAACTTGCCGTTAGTGATGCACAAATAAAAGCAGCGGAAGCGGGACTGGAAAGAGCAAAACTCAATTTAAATTATACAGTAATCACAGCTCCCGAAGATGGTATTATGGGAAGAAGAACGATTACCGCCGGCCAATATATCCAGCCAGGACAGCAGATTGCAGCTTTAGTACAGAATAACAAAAAATGGATTGAAGCCATTTGCTGGAAACGCAATTACCACTAG